From the genome of Arthrobacter alpinus, one region includes:
- a CDS encoding ribose-5-phosphate isomerase yields the protein MRVHIATDHAGMELSAHLITELAAKGYEMLDHGPKNYDAEDDYPSFCINAALAVVADQAAGVDALGIVLGGSGNGEQIAANKVKGVRAALAWNLSTAKLAREHNDANVVAVGGRQHSVAEATEIIEAFLGEPFSNAERHVRRIGKIATYETTGEVVD from the coding sequence ATGCGCGTTCACATCGCAACCGACCATGCCGGCATGGAGCTCAGCGCCCACCTGATCACCGAGTTGGCCGCCAAGGGCTACGAGATGCTCGACCACGGTCCCAAGAATTACGACGCCGAAGACGACTACCCTTCCTTCTGCATCAACGCCGCCCTGGCAGTGGTGGCCGACCAGGCCGCCGGTGTCGACGCACTCGGTATTGTGCTCGGCGGTTCCGGCAACGGCGAGCAGATTGCCGCCAACAAGGTCAAGGGCGTCCGCGCGGCCTTGGCCTGGAACCTCTCCACCGCCAAGCTGGCCCGCGAGCACAACGACGCCAACGTGGTGGCCGTCGGAGGCCGCCAGCACAGCGTTGCCGAGGCCACCGAGATCATCGAGGCGTTCCTGGGCGAGCCGTTTAGCAACGCCGAGCGCCATGTGCGCCGCATTGGCAAGATCGCCACGTATGAGACCACCGGCGAGGTCGTCGACTAA
- a CDS encoding Fpg/Nei family DNA glycosylase, translating into MPEGHSVHRLARQFNDVFGGAVLAVSSPQGKFTAGALLVDGHVLKRAHAHGKQLFLSFSGDRVMRVHLGLYGAWDFGGDATFTGASSIGAPRRIGEQELSGESGAWAETGPPEPKGAVRVRLVSDHGWADLRGPTACEVLTHQEAAAVRGKLGPDPLNNLPGDRDEFVRRIRKSATGIGQQLMKQEVLAGVGNVYRAEVLFRLGLDPMLPGKALSQDRACALWEDIAAVMADGVRDGRIITTELDDRPSGLGIAVGFVCGRPDDARYLGTASNRAGTNPNKEVPVEDAHYVYKREGRPCRHCGTAVAMAELAGRKLYWCPGCQGG; encoded by the coding sequence ATGCCTGAGGGTCATTCCGTTCACCGCCTAGCCCGCCAGTTCAACGACGTCTTTGGCGGGGCGGTGCTGGCCGTGTCCAGTCCGCAGGGCAAGTTCACTGCTGGAGCTTTGCTGGTTGACGGGCACGTTTTGAAGCGCGCACATGCGCACGGCAAGCAACTGTTCCTGTCCTTCTCCGGGGACCGGGTGATGCGCGTGCACCTTGGCCTTTACGGAGCCTGGGACTTTGGCGGGGACGCAACCTTTACCGGCGCCTCCAGCATCGGCGCCCCGCGAAGAATCGGCGAGCAGGAGCTATCCGGCGAATCCGGCGCGTGGGCTGAAACCGGCCCGCCGGAACCGAAGGGGGCCGTGCGGGTCAGGCTGGTCTCCGACCACGGCTGGGCCGATCTGCGCGGCCCCACAGCCTGTGAGGTGCTCACACACCAGGAAGCTGCGGCAGTGCGGGGCAAGCTGGGCCCGGATCCCTTGAACAACCTCCCCGGCGATCGGGACGAGTTTGTTCGCCGCATCCGCAAAAGCGCCACTGGCATCGGCCAGCAGCTGATGAAACAAGAAGTCTTGGCCGGCGTGGGCAACGTCTACCGGGCCGAAGTGCTGTTCCGGCTCGGTCTTGATCCGATGCTGCCAGGCAAGGCCCTGTCACAAGATCGGGCCTGTGCTTTGTGGGAGGACATTGCCGCGGTCATGGCTGACGGCGTGCGCGACGGCCGCATCATCACCACCGAACTCGATGACAGGCCCTCGGGACTCGGGATCGCTGTTGGCTTTGTCTGCGGACGGCCGGACGATGCTCGGTACCTGGGAACGGCGTCGAACCGTGCCGGCACCAACCCCAACAAGGAAGTCCCCGTGGAGGACGCTCACTATGTCTACAAGCGTGAGGGGCGGCCGTGCCGGCACTGTGGCACGGCAGTTGCCATGGCGGAATTGGCGGGCCGGAAATTGTATTGGTGCCCCGGCTGCCAAGGTGGCTAA
- the tig gene encoding trigger factor, giving the protein MKSAVENLTPTRVKLNVEVSFEELKPSIAEAYKTIATQVQVPGFRKGKVPNRMIDQKVGRGYVLETAINEGLNGWYQEAVVENKLSPLSRPEVEITEVPDPTATDGELKFHVELDIRPEIELPEYEGIEVEVEAAEASDADTETALDELRGRFGTLKAEDRPAAEGDFLTINITATIDGTEVDSASDLSYQIGAGNMLDGLDEAATGLSAGEEAIFETKLAGGEHAGQDAQVNVKVTAVKVRELPEANDDFAQLASEFDTIAELKEDLAKQAADSKIMDQGVEARDKVLEKLLALVEVPVPESVIAEQLEQHFKPENAHGTEEHDTEEHRAEIKENTEKAFRNEIVLDAVAEKEEVGVSQAELIDYIVSSASQYGMDPNQFAQMLDSSGQVNMIVGEVRRRKALAAVLAKAVVKDTNGEIVDLTDFVSVASEEEEEIVADDEAIEPTAVVDPGEARI; this is encoded by the coding sequence GTGAAGAGCGCTGTCGAAAACCTCACGCCCACTCGGGTAAAGCTCAACGTTGAGGTTTCCTTTGAGGAATTGAAGCCCAGCATTGCGGAGGCTTATAAGACGATTGCCACACAGGTGCAGGTGCCTGGTTTCCGTAAGGGCAAAGTTCCCAACCGGATGATCGATCAGAAGGTTGGCCGCGGCTACGTTCTGGAAACGGCCATCAACGAAGGCCTCAACGGCTGGTACCAGGAAGCCGTTGTTGAGAACAAGCTGAGCCCGTTGAGCCGTCCCGAGGTTGAAATCACCGAGGTTCCGGACCCCACGGCCACTGACGGCGAACTGAAGTTCCACGTCGAGCTGGACATTCGCCCGGAGATCGAACTTCCCGAGTACGAGGGTATCGAGGTCGAGGTTGAAGCCGCTGAGGCATCCGACGCCGACACCGAGACGGCCCTTGATGAGCTGCGCGGCCGTTTCGGCACGCTGAAGGCTGAGGACCGCCCGGCTGCCGAGGGAGACTTCCTCACCATCAACATCACCGCCACCATCGACGGCACAGAGGTTGACTCCGCGTCCGACCTCTCCTACCAGATCGGTGCGGGCAACATGCTCGATGGCCTGGATGAGGCGGCAACCGGCCTGTCCGCCGGCGAGGAAGCAATCTTTGAGACCAAGCTGGCCGGAGGCGAGCACGCTGGCCAGGACGCGCAGGTCAACGTTAAGGTCACCGCGGTCAAGGTTCGCGAACTGCCCGAGGCAAACGACGACTTCGCCCAGCTCGCTTCCGAATTCGACACCATCGCGGAGTTGAAGGAAGATCTGGCCAAGCAGGCAGCCGATTCCAAGATCATGGATCAGGGCGTTGAAGCCCGCGACAAGGTTTTGGAGAAGCTCCTTGCCCTCGTCGAGGTCCCGGTTCCGGAATCGGTCATTGCCGAGCAGCTCGAGCAGCACTTCAAGCCGGAGAACGCCCACGGCACCGAGGAGCACGACACCGAAGAGCACCGCGCGGAGATCAAGGAAAACACCGAAAAGGCGTTCCGCAACGAGATCGTCCTCGACGCTGTCGCCGAGAAGGAAGAAGTCGGTGTCAGCCAGGCCGAGCTGATCGACTACATCGTCTCCTCCGCCAGCCAGTACGGCATGGACCCGAACCAGTTCGCCCAGATGCTCGATTCCTCGGGCCAGGTCAACATGATCGTTGGCGAAGTTCGACGTCGCAAGGCACTGGCCGCGGTTCTGGCCAAGGCTGTTGTCAAGGACACCAACGGCGAGATCGTCGATCTGACCGACTTCGTCTCCGTGGCTTCCGAAGAAGAAGAAGAGATCGTTGCCGACGACGAGGCCATCGAGCCCACCGCCGTCGTCGATCCGGGCGAGGCCCGGATCTAG